One window of the Sphaerochaeta associata genome contains the following:
- a CDS encoding ROK family transcriptional regulator produces MKFSQPSSARTINRLRVLNLLAQQGEISRADIARLLDLNKPSTSEIVEQLLAEGLVEEQGKVTTSNGRRPTALSLRSDARLVLGVDVGSRTTTFLLADLQGKILRFERLPTPLQPQPKEWGETIIRTCMKLTKFATTTIAGIAISTSGSLSPDGQSILSHEYWSWEDIPLAKAVAVHTKLPTLLVHHVQAMVEAERWFGGEQSKNFLYVNWGEHIASAFYTGHSIIAERSRFGHLPIAPTGLCRCGGIGCLETVSAGWALSEKHQGLSVKQLAQGNSKEAQQSLQGACQAMGMSLIAASVVTGAQKIILGGGIANLDDRYLEMVATFYREHAHHELASIPICRSALKDQSSVLGSIAVALDRWVFQRRMLETMQDLDSKKPLLETE; encoded by the coding sequence ATGAAGTTTTCACAGCCCAGTAGCGCCCGAACGATCAATCGGCTGCGCGTGTTGAATTTGCTCGCCCAACAAGGGGAGATCAGCCGAGCCGATATTGCCAGATTGTTGGATTTGAACAAGCCCTCCACCAGTGAAATCGTGGAACAACTGCTTGCAGAGGGCCTTGTCGAGGAACAGGGCAAGGTGACCACCAGCAACGGCAGGAGACCCACTGCCCTCTCGCTGAGATCCGATGCCCGCTTGGTACTGGGAGTCGATGTTGGAAGCAGAACCACCACATTTCTGCTTGCCGACCTGCAGGGGAAAATCCTGCGGTTCGAGCGTCTGCCCACCCCGCTGCAACCGCAGCCCAAGGAGTGGGGGGAGACCATCATCAGGACCTGCATGAAACTGACCAAGTTCGCCACCACCACGATCGCCGGTATCGCCATCTCCACCTCAGGAAGCCTGAGTCCCGACGGACAGTCGATTCTCTCTCACGAGTACTGGTCTTGGGAGGATATTCCCTTGGCAAAGGCTGTTGCCGTCCACACCAAGCTCCCCACCCTGCTTGTCCACCATGTCCAGGCGATGGTTGAGGCCGAGCGTTGGTTCGGAGGCGAGCAGTCCAAGAACTTCCTTTACGTCAACTGGGGCGAACACATTGCATCGGCTTTTTATACCGGCCATTCGATTATTGCCGAGCGAAGTAGATTCGGCCACCTTCCCATCGCCCCTACCGGCTTGTGCCGTTGCGGGGGTATCGGGTGCCTGGAGACGGTGAGTGCCGGGTGGGCCCTCAGCGAGAAGCATCAAGGACTTTCAGTCAAGCAGCTTGCACAGGGCAATTCCAAGGAAGCACAGCAATCGCTTCAGGGCGCCTGTCAGGCCATGGGCATGTCCCTTATTGCTGCAAGTGTCGTAACCGGAGCACAAAAGATTATTCTCGGCGGTGGTATTGCAAATCTGGACGACCGATACCTGGAAATGGTTGCTACGTTCTATCGCGAGCATGCCCACCACGAACTTGCTTCGATTCCTATCTGCCGGTCTGCACTGAAGGACCAGAGTTCTGTTCTGGGAAGCATAGCTGTAGCACTCGATCGATGGGTGTTTCAACGGCGGATGCTGGAAACGATGCAGGACCTGGACAGTAAAAAACCGCTACTCGAAACCGAGTAG
- a CDS encoding FadR/GntR family transcriptional regulator — MQLQTSNGITKEVDKMSGNNITGSETKSTVIANKLEEEILAKKYKAGETLPSQHDLAAQFFASSRSVREAFKNLEAKGLISVKQGKKAIVKSNSLDQFVESLSASMISKQAPDKKLLTDLMQVRTTIEVSAARELSRDPNRMLIVRSLDRACTKMEHLLPSLETGKDAEATKQFKATEFEFHAALIKSNDNIILSSIYENLAPQLYAAMDRLPETYNEQKKKVNEYRYLVEALVNGQTDLAVALTLVNLTNIRDKFETLDL; from the coding sequence TTGCAACTACAGACGTCAAACGGTATCACCAAGGAAGTAGACAAGATGAGCGGAAACAACATTACAGGATCTGAGACAAAATCGACCGTAATTGCAAACAAACTCGAGGAGGAAATCCTCGCTAAAAAATATAAGGCCGGGGAGACGCTGCCAAGCCAGCACGACCTGGCAGCCCAGTTCTTCGCATCAAGCAGGAGCGTACGCGAGGCTTTCAAAAATCTGGAGGCAAAGGGGCTTATCAGCGTAAAGCAGGGCAAGAAAGCCATCGTCAAGAGCAACAGCCTCGACCAGTTTGTGGAGTCGCTCTCTGCATCCATGATCAGCAAGCAGGCTCCGGACAAGAAGCTGCTCACCGACTTGATGCAGGTACGAACGACCATCGAGGTATCTGCGGCAAGAGAGCTCTCCCGAGACCCCAACAGAATGCTGATCGTCCGGTCCCTCGACCGCGCCTGCACCAAAATGGAGCACCTGCTGCCCAGCCTCGAAACCGGCAAGGATGCAGAAGCGACCAAGCAGTTCAAGGCAACGGAGTTCGAATTCCATGCCGCTTTGATCAAGTCGAACGACAACATCATCCTCAGCAGCATCTATGAGAACCTCGCACCGCAGCTCTATGCTGCAATGGACAGGTTGCCTGAGACCTACAACGAGCAAAAAAAGAAAGTAAACGAGTACCGCTATTTGGTGGAAGCATTGGTAAACGGGCAGACCGACCTTGCGGTAGCCCTCACGCTGGTGAACCTCACCAATATCAGGGATAAATTCGAGACCCTCGACCTGTAA
- a CDS encoding sigma 54-interacting transcriptional regulator, whose protein sequence is MIKILIVVPYLELQQAFEEVIHTFDLQDLSVSTTHIFGTDPQVIEPLDADIIVARGITATAIALQKPSVHVVPINWSNADLLSALAQAKTVSPRGCIGLITNEQLCEQDELTTLLGLDVSVFQVTDQNDVIEGVSTLQKLGCTVFVGGLTMCRICEERNLSYIHVKTGYQAVVHAVNEAVGAARSLDRAQTRGNLLGTLLNNATYALLAINSNGQIIAGNRQAENLFAKSPLEGLPVEDVYFSSRWAEAFTSGNQKEELVTINGQQCLVTQQPISMDDKKAGFLYTFQNAEAIRRTEHKIRTELNRKGLVARYSFSDIVTQNAHMQALVEKAKRFSQVPGTVLLLGETGTGKELFAQSIHNASPRAKEPFVAVNCAALPEQLLESELFGYTDGAFTGAAKGGKPGLFELAHKGTLFLDEIAEMPIIVQAKLLRVLQEREVRKIGADMVIPVDVRIISAANSAIIEKVREGKFRLDLFYRISLLSLQLTPLRERQEDIGILFRHFVQQYCRRHSLQEPLLTEQAITALKVFPWPGNIRELRNAAERLAILNTAEVVTVKEIDLLDIGSTSLQMHDEPPRKGLRKPKLSDEALYQQFLASGLSREQFARQMGLSRTTLWRKFAAFEQ, encoded by the coding sequence GTGATAAAAATTCTGATCGTTGTACCCTATCTTGAACTGCAGCAGGCTTTCGAAGAGGTCATTCATACCTTCGATCTCCAAGACCTGTCAGTCAGCACTACGCACATATTCGGGACCGACCCCCAGGTCATAGAACCCCTGGATGCCGACATCATCGTGGCTCGGGGAATTACAGCGACGGCTATCGCCTTGCAGAAGCCTTCGGTGCACGTAGTTCCCATCAACTGGAGCAATGCCGATTTGCTCTCCGCCCTTGCCCAGGCAAAAACCGTCTCGCCCAGGGGTTGTATCGGCCTGATCACCAACGAACAGTTGTGCGAGCAGGATGAGCTGACCACCTTGCTTGGCCTCGATGTCTCTGTATTCCAAGTCACCGACCAAAACGATGTCATTGAAGGTGTCTCAACCTTGCAGAAACTTGGATGTACGGTATTCGTGGGCGGCTTGACCATGTGCAGGATCTGTGAGGAGCGCAACCTCTCCTATATCCATGTTAAGACCGGCTACCAAGCGGTGGTGCATGCAGTGAACGAGGCAGTCGGCGCTGCTCGTTCCCTCGACCGTGCCCAGACCAGGGGAAATCTTCTGGGAACCCTGCTCAATAATGCAACCTATGCCTTGCTTGCTATCAACAGCAACGGGCAGATCATCGCAGGGAACAGACAAGCCGAGAACTTGTTCGCCAAGAGTCCCCTGGAAGGTCTGCCGGTGGAGGATGTGTATTTTTCCAGCAGGTGGGCAGAAGCGTTCACTTCCGGAAATCAAAAGGAAGAGCTGGTAACCATCAACGGTCAGCAGTGCCTGGTAACCCAGCAGCCGATCAGCATGGACGACAAGAAGGCTGGCTTTTTGTACACGTTCCAGAATGCAGAGGCCATCAGGCGGACCGAGCATAAAATCCGTACCGAACTCAATCGCAAAGGCTTGGTGGCACGCTACAGCTTTTCCGATATTGTTACCCAGAACGCCCATATGCAAGCGTTGGTGGAAAAGGCAAAGCGTTTCAGCCAGGTTCCCGGAACTGTTTTGCTTCTCGGTGAGACAGGAACAGGTAAGGAACTCTTCGCCCAAAGCATTCACAATGCATCGCCTCGGGCCAAGGAGCCTTTTGTTGCCGTCAACTGTGCAGCATTGCCGGAACAACTGTTGGAGAGCGAGCTCTTCGGGTACACCGACGGAGCCTTCACCGGTGCTGCAAAGGGAGGCAAGCCAGGCTTGTTCGAGCTTGCCCACAAGGGGACGCTCTTCCTCGATGAAATCGCCGAGATGCCGATTATCGTGCAGGCAAAGCTTCTCAGGGTCCTGCAGGAACGCGAGGTCCGGAAGATCGGGGCCGACATGGTCATCCCTGTGGATGTGCGGATCATCAGTGCGGCAAACAGTGCGATAATTGAGAAGGTAAGAGAGGGAAAATTCCGTTTGGACCTATTTTATAGGATCAGCCTCTTGAGTCTGCAATTGACACCTCTGCGTGAGCGTCAGGAGGACATTGGAATCCTCTTCAGGCATTTCGTCCAGCAATACTGTAGAAGGCATTCTCTTCAGGAGCCGCTGCTCACCGAACAGGCGATAACCGCTCTCAAGGTCTTTCCCTGGCCGGGGAACATCCGGGAGCTCAGAAATGCTGCAGAGCGGCTGGCCATCCTCAATACGGCTGAAGTTGTCACCGTCAAGGAGATAGATCTGCTTGATATTGGGTCGACAAGTCTGCAGATGCACGATGAGCCGCCCAGAAAGGGTCTTCGGAAACCCAAGTTATCGGATGAAGCCCTCTATCAGCAATTTCTTGCCAGCGGTTTGAGCAGGGAGCAATTCGCCAGGCAGATGGGTCTGAGCAGGACGACGCTATGGCGCAAGTTTGCCGCATTCGAACAGTAG
- a CDS encoding cyclase family protein codes for MMTIPLQNIEQIPCARESCVLKKTRGDDMFVDLSLPIQSHWRYPLKRDTVSSFEKGDVWQVSEFTMKSHWFSHIDFPRHTGLEYPDSNQFPLEHYNGMASVLYVQKQSIAMHAITREDLAMAAAGKHLHSILLIRTDWGLETSWETKDFWDNAPYLTDDAILWIKEQNPTAVAFDFPQDYTIRLLQQRAVAPEEQKTHTILLRNNILLIEYLTNFHAIGSEECEFICLPLKFEHIDGCPVRAIARV; via the coding sequence ATGATGACTATTCCGTTGCAAAATATTGAGCAGATTCCCTGCGCAAGGGAATCCTGCGTGCTGAAAAAAACCAGGGGGGATGACATGTTCGTAGATTTGAGTTTGCCTATACAGTCGCACTGGAGATATCCGCTGAAAAGGGATACGGTTTCATCTTTTGAAAAAGGTGATGTCTGGCAAGTTTCCGAGTTTACCATGAAGTCTCATTGGTTCTCCCATATCGATTTCCCCCGACATACGGGATTGGAATATCCTGATAGCAATCAGTTCCCGCTTGAACATTACAACGGTATGGCTTCTGTGTTGTATGTTCAAAAGCAAAGTATTGCGATGCATGCCATTACCAGAGAGGACTTGGCGATGGCAGCTGCCGGTAAGCACCTGCACTCCATCCTGCTGATTCGGACTGACTGGGGTTTGGAAACATCCTGGGAAACCAAGGATTTCTGGGATAATGCTCCCTACCTGACCGATGATGCCATCCTTTGGATCAAGGAACAGAATCCAACTGCAGTAGCATTTGATTTTCCTCAGGATTATACCATACGTCTTTTGCAGCAGCGAGCAGTTGCTCCAGAGGAGCAAAAGACACATACCATCCTTTTACGTAATAACATTTTGTTGATTGAGTACCTCACAAACTTCCATGCAATAGGAAGCGAGGAGTGTGAGTTTATTTGTCTTCCCTTGAAATTCGAGCATATCGATGGTTGCCCTGTTCGGGCGATAGCACGCGTATAA
- a CDS encoding TRAP transporter small permease, whose amino-acid sequence MDFQKRMILKQRFEYILGFIVLVWVMIVNIAILTRYVFKIAIPWNEELTVLLFNWVIFMGAAMASVTKSHITITIFQDALRGTTKKIVGIIQNLLFIVFIAVVCFQSWKIVFLQARTEQFTAILNIPVYITTLAMSIGSLIWLTILLTDTYHLIQASPVESEASV is encoded by the coding sequence ATGGATTTCCAGAAACGTATGATACTTAAACAACGCTTTGAATACATTCTCGGTTTTATTGTGCTTGTATGGGTGATGATTGTGAATATAGCAATTCTTACACGCTACGTTTTTAAAATTGCCATACCCTGGAATGAGGAACTGACGGTTCTCTTGTTCAACTGGGTTATTTTCATGGGTGCTGCTATGGCAAGTGTAACAAAAAGTCACATCACCATTACTATTTTTCAGGATGCCCTCCGTGGAACCACTAAAAAGATTGTCGGCATCATCCAGAATCTGCTGTTCATCGTATTTATTGCGGTGGTGTGTTTTCAGAGTTGGAAAATTGTCTTTCTGCAAGCCAGGACTGAACAGTTTACGGCAATCCTGAATATCCCTGTGTATATCACCACATTGGCGATGAGCATCGGAAGCTTGATTTGGTTGACCATTCTCCTCACAGATACGTATCACCTTATACAGGCAAGCCCTGTAGAAAGCGAGGCCTCGGTATGA
- a CDS encoding TRAP transporter large permease — protein MTSSLIIVFFMAFLFFGIPVVGAMGLAAIVYIIGFMNIPMSIVANQMLGGVGSYTLMAIPFFIISGALMESGGISKRIISFSTALVGSLPGGLALVVIVASAFFAAMTGSGAACVAAIGGMMIPALVKNGYDIDFASALQASGGTLGPMIPPSILMVLYSVSTNNSVGDMLLAGLFPGILMAVSMMIVTVIISIKKGYGSSEKFSLKRVVVSFKDSIWALLTPVTILGGIYSGIFTPTEAAAFSCLYAMIVGLFIYKELTIKALLRCLFNSIKGTGIILGIVAVTQLFSWIMTREGLPQQIALLSSTISDNPYVFMLIISVILLVVGMFLDPVPAVLIFAPILTPSAIAMGINPIHFGVVMVATFCIGLVTPPVGMTLFVASNISKRPVLVVGKKAMPFIFAMLFAILLIIFVPQISLFLPSLGK, from the coding sequence ATGACAAGTAGCCTGATCATTGTATTTTTTATGGCGTTCCTGTTTTTTGGAATCCCTGTCGTCGGAGCAATGGGCCTTGCGGCAATCGTCTATATCATCGGCTTCATGAACATACCGATGAGTATTGTTGCAAACCAGATGCTGGGCGGTGTTGGCTCATATACCTTGATGGCCATCCCTTTCTTCATCATATCTGGGGCACTCATGGAATCTGGTGGCATTTCCAAACGAATAATATCATTCTCAACTGCCTTGGTCGGGAGCCTTCCCGGTGGTCTTGCATTGGTGGTAATTGTGGCTAGTGCATTCTTTGCAGCCATGACGGGTTCCGGTGCTGCATGTGTTGCAGCCATCGGCGGCATGATGATCCCTGCACTTGTAAAGAACGGCTACGATATCGATTTTGCCTCTGCTCTCCAAGCTTCAGGTGGTACACTTGGTCCGATGATTCCCCCCAGCATCCTTATGGTCCTGTACAGCGTTTCCACGAATAATTCTGTAGGCGATATGCTCTTGGCCGGGTTGTTTCCCGGAATCTTGATGGCTGTTTCCATGATGATTGTGACGGTGATCATCTCCATCAAGAAAGGATATGGAAGCAGTGAAAAGTTTTCACTCAAGCGTGTAGTTGTGTCGTTCAAGGACTCTATCTGGGCGTTACTTACACCGGTAACCATTCTTGGAGGAATTTATTCGGGAATATTCACTCCTACGGAGGCTGCAGCCTTCAGCTGTCTTTATGCAATGATCGTGGGACTCTTCATCTACAAGGAATTGACGATCAAGGCTCTTTTAAGGTGTCTGTTCAATTCCATCAAGGGTACGGGTATCATCCTTGGTATTGTTGCCGTCACGCAATTATTCAGTTGGATCATGACCCGTGAAGGACTTCCTCAACAAATAGCGTTGCTGAGCTCTACGATTTCAGACAACCCGTATGTATTTATGTTGATAATCTCGGTGATCTTATTAGTGGTCGGTATGTTCCTCGATCCTGTTCCTGCAGTGCTCATTTTTGCACCGATTTTGACGCCATCTGCAATTGCGATGGGGATCAATCCGATTCACTTCGGTGTAGTCATGGTTGCAACATTCTGTATTGGATTGGTTACCCCTCCGGTAGGAATGACACTGTTTGTTGCTTCGAATATTTCAAAAAGACCAGTACTTGTTGTTGGGAAAAAGGCAATGCCGTTTATTTTCGCAATGCTTTTTGCAATCTTGCTAATCATATTTGTTCCACAGATTTCTTTGTTCTTGCCAAGTCTTGGTAAATAG
- a CDS encoding DctP family TRAP transporter solute-binding subunit, producing MRKIALVVVLVVGMAMVFGGGQQEGKKLEFSASTGGMSASSPGGQGMAKFAEKVAEYSNGTIEIKVFYDTTLGSPSSMVSGMQQGTIDFGVCGDAYYSSLVPEIQVFELPYMFDSVAEARAAVAGPAGQAISEKLAKKGIQPLTFWEIGFRNLTNSKKAVNSPADLKGLKVRTLPATFQVKAWESAGAIPVPMDVSELYSALQQGVVDGQENPLSEIYNQRFHEVQKFMSLTAHVYTPMLFSAGGQTWARLTAEQQEIIKRAAKDAQAVVYSVNDTENANYLKNIKAAGVTVNENPDRQAFKSLMSGSQSLFSTQYGDEMLKLLNK from the coding sequence ATGAGAAAAATTGCATTGGTGGTGGTTCTCGTAGTTGGTATGGCAATGGTGTTTGGTGGTGGGCAACAGGAAGGCAAAAAGCTTGAGTTCAGTGCCTCCACAGGGGGTATGTCTGCTTCTAGTCCCGGTGGACAGGGCATGGCAAAGTTTGCTGAGAAGGTAGCCGAGTACTCGAATGGAACGATTGAGATCAAGGTGTTTTATGATACCACTCTTGGCTCCCCCTCATCCATGGTAAGTGGGATGCAACAGGGAACAATCGACTTTGGTGTCTGTGGTGACGCCTACTACTCCAGCCTCGTTCCTGAAATTCAGGTTTTTGAACTTCCTTATATGTTCGACTCGGTTGCTGAAGCACGAGCTGCGGTCGCAGGTCCTGCAGGCCAGGCAATCAGTGAGAAACTTGCAAAGAAGGGTATTCAGCCCCTGACGTTCTGGGAGATTGGGTTCCGCAATCTTACCAACTCCAAAAAAGCTGTTAATTCTCCTGCAGATTTGAAGGGTTTGAAGGTCAGGACCCTGCCGGCTACCTTCCAGGTAAAAGCATGGGAGAGTGCGGGCGCCATTCCGGTACCGATGGATGTGTCAGAACTCTACTCTGCGTTGCAGCAGGGTGTCGTTGATGGTCAGGAGAATCCCCTCAGTGAAATCTATAATCAGAGATTCCACGAAGTCCAGAAGTTCATGTCACTTACGGCACATGTCTACACCCCGATGTTGTTCAGTGCAGGCGGACAGACTTGGGCTCGATTGACTGCTGAACAGCAGGAAATCATCAAGAGGGCTGCCAAGGATGCTCAGGCCGTCGTATACTCGGTCAACGATACAGAGAATGCAAATTATCTGAAGAATATCAAAGCTGCTGGAGTGACAGTGAATGAGAATCCTGATAGGCAGGCATTTAAGAGTTTGATGTCCGGTTCGCAATCACTTTTCAGCACTCAGTATGGTGACGAGATGTTGAAGCTTCTGAATAAGTAA
- the htpG gene encoding molecular chaperone HtpG, translating to MEQKKFKTEVSELLQLIIHSLYSHKEIFLRELVSNSSDALDKLKYLNLTDEKLKGLSFDPRIDISFTEEGDKRNLTISDNGLGMSHDDLSDNLGTIASSGTKKFLASLTEEQKKDSNLIGQFGVGFYSAFMVADKVEVISLKAGEEQAWKWSSTGKGSYTLEEAVRDGHGTTITLHLNEEGNEYANRWQIEQLVKKYSDHIAYPIFLSYDQTTYDDKKKDKEGNAVKKVEHKVEQINSSSALWRRSKSELTDEQYKEFYKQSSYDSEDPLFYVHTRAEGATEYTTLFFIPSKAPFDLYHADYRPGVKLYVKRVYITDDDKELLPTYLRFVRGVIDSEDLPLNVSREILQQNRVMSAIRNASVKKLLGEFQKISEQNPELYTKFIEQFNRPLKEGLYSDYANRDALLELVRFKSSSQDGYVSLASYKQRMPADQKSIYYIAGGKESTLKASPLLESYRKKGFEVLIMSDDIDDIVVGSIGTYKEMPLKAINKSGAVDDLKEEKDTEKTKEAKSLVKKIKKALGDKVKDVVVSSRLVESPAVVVVDENDPSVQMQQILKSMGQGDFEDVKPILEINVDDPMIMKIDASDDTQYIEDLCSVLLDQALLAEGVMPKDPVAFTKKLHSLLSK from the coding sequence ATGGAACAAAAGAAGTTCAAGACTGAAGTATCAGAGCTGCTTCAGCTCATCATCCACTCGCTCTACTCACACAAGGAAATTTTCCTTCGCGAGTTGGTGTCCAACTCGTCCGATGCATTGGACAAACTTAAGTATCTCAACCTGACCGATGAAAAACTCAAAGGTCTCTCTTTCGATCCGCGAATCGACATCTCCTTTACCGAAGAGGGCGACAAACGGAATCTGACCATCAGTGACAACGGTCTTGGAATGAGCCATGACGACCTGAGTGACAACCTGGGAACCATCGCCTCAAGCGGAACCAAGAAGTTCCTTGCTTCTTTGACCGAGGAACAGAAGAAGGACAGCAACCTGATCGGCCAGTTCGGTGTAGGTTTCTACAGCGCATTCATGGTGGCCGACAAGGTTGAAGTGATCAGCCTCAAGGCTGGTGAAGAGCAGGCATGGAAGTGGAGCAGCACCGGAAAGGGCAGCTACACCTTGGAAGAGGCTGTCCGCGACGGCCATGGCACCACGATCACCCTCCATCTGAACGAGGAAGGCAATGAGTATGCCAACCGCTGGCAGATCGAGCAGCTGGTGAAGAAGTACAGCGACCACATCGCCTATCCGATCTTCCTCTCCTACGACCAGACAACCTATGATGACAAGAAGAAGGACAAGGAAGGGAACGCCGTTAAGAAGGTCGAGCACAAGGTGGAGCAGATCAACAGCTCCTCGGCCTTGTGGAGACGCAGCAAGAGCGAACTCACCGATGAGCAGTACAAGGAGTTCTACAAGCAGTCGAGCTACGACAGCGAAGATCCCCTTTTCTATGTCCATACGCGTGCTGAAGGGGCCACCGAGTATACAACCCTGTTCTTCATCCCCTCCAAGGCACCGTTCGATCTCTATCATGCCGATTATCGGCCGGGTGTGAAGCTCTATGTGAAGAGGGTGTACATCACCGACGACGACAAAGAGCTGCTTCCCACCTATCTGCGTTTCGTCCGGGGCGTCATCGACAGTGAGGACCTGCCTCTGAACGTAAGCCGCGAAATTCTTCAGCAGAACAGGGTCATGAGCGCCATCCGCAACGCCTCGGTCAAGAAACTCTTGGGTGAGTTCCAGAAGATCAGCGAGCAGAACCCTGAGCTCTATACCAAGTTCATCGAACAGTTCAACAGACCGCTCAAGGAAGGGCTCTACTCTGACTATGCCAACCGGGATGCACTGCTTGAGCTGGTTCGCTTCAAGTCTTCCTCTCAGGACGGCTATGTCAGCCTTGCTTCCTACAAGCAGCGGATGCCCGCCGACCAGAAGTCGATCTACTACATCGCCGGAGGAAAGGAGTCAACCCTGAAGGCAAGCCCCTTGCTTGAATCCTATCGAAAGAAGGGCTTCGAGGTTCTGATCATGAGTGATGACATCGACGATATTGTTGTAGGCTCGATCGGAACCTACAAGGAAATGCCGTTGAAGGCCATCAACAAGAGCGGTGCGGTGGACGACCTGAAAGAGGAGAAGGATACCGAGAAGACCAAGGAAGCAAAGAGTCTGGTCAAGAAGATCAAGAAGGCTCTCGGTGACAAGGTCAAGGACGTAGTAGTCTCCTCGCGCCTCGTTGAGTCTCCTGCCGTGGTGGTTGTCGATGAGAACGACCCGTCGGTACAGATGCAACAGATTCTCAAGAGCATGGGTCAAGGTGACTTCGAGGATGTGAAACCCATCCTGGAAATCAACGTCGATGATCCCATGATCATGAAGATTGATGCAAGCGATGATACACAGTACATCGAGGACCTGTGCTCGGTACTGCTCGACCAGGCGCTGCTTGCAGAGGGCGTGATGCCCAAGGACCCTGTTGCCTTCACCAAGAAGCTGCACAGTCTCTTGAGCAAGTAA
- a CDS encoding mechanosensitive ion channel family protein: protein MLPAIMALSSEAAVSDSFFGRLMYKIDGWTQLGPVSFLITLGTGLLMVLVGKILIVWLSRILRRSLARAKKINDLMARFILQLVNIVGWIFLIIAFLQHMGLNMGPVLAGLGITGVILGFAFQETIGNLLSGVMIVINAPFRIGDYIEAGAFSGTVTDMDMICVILSTPDNKKITMSNKLVWSNPIVNYSNIERRRVELTVSVPYKADLALAKQVIKNIIDTYPEVLAEPAPVIEVNKLNTSSVDFVVRPWTKPADYWKVYWRFNGEILEKMAQAGFSVPFNQLDVHIIDQPKAN, encoded by the coding sequence ATGCTTCCAGCAATCATGGCATTAAGCAGTGAGGCGGCAGTTTCTGATTCGTTCTTCGGCCGGCTCATGTATAAGATCGACGGGTGGACTCAACTTGGGCCTGTATCGTTTCTGATTACGTTGGGCACCGGCCTTCTCATGGTCCTGGTAGGAAAAATTCTCATCGTATGGTTGAGCCGAATCCTAAGGCGTTCACTTGCCCGGGCAAAGAAGATCAATGACCTGATGGCTCGTTTCATTCTGCAGCTGGTCAATATTGTTGGTTGGATTTTTCTGATCATAGCCTTTCTGCAGCACATGGGCCTGAATATGGGACCCGTTCTTGCCGGTCTGGGAATCACCGGTGTCATTCTCGGTTTCGCCTTTCAGGAGACCATCGGCAATCTGCTCAGCGGCGTTATGATCGTCATCAACGCCCCGTTCAGGATCGGGGACTACATAGAGGCCGGAGCGTTCAGCGGGACTGTCACTGATATGGATATGATATGTGTCATCCTCTCAACTCCCGACAACAAGAAGATCACCATGTCCAACAAACTGGTATGGAGTAATCCCATCGTAAACTATTCGAACATTGAACGCAGAAGAGTGGAGCTGACCGTCAGCGTTCCTTATAAGGCTGATCTCGCCTTGGCAAAACAAGTGATCAAGAATATCATCGATACGTATCCTGAAGTACTAGCCGAACCTGCACCAGTCATTGAAGTCAACAAGCTCAATACTTCTTCAGTGGATTTTGTCGTGCGCCCTTGGACGAAGCCTGCCGATTATTGGAAGGTCTATTGGAGATTCAATGGTGAAATTCTCGAAAAGATGGCACAAGCCGGCTTTTCCGTTCCGTTCAATCAGCTTGACGTGCACATCATTGATCAGCCGAAGGCGAATTAG